The DNA window AACCCGAGGAGGCGATGACTGGCGTGTCGACTGCATCGCAGACGGCCGACGTTAAGGGGACGTCGTAGCCGTCTTTAGTTCCGTCCTTGTCGATCGAGTTGACGAACAATTCGCCCGCGCCGCGGGATTCGGCCTCCTGTGCCCACTCGATGACGTCGATCCCGGTTCCTTCGCGGCCACCCTTTTTCGTGCACTCGAACCAGCAGGATTCGCCGTCCACGTCGACGTAGTGTTCACCCTGTTCGTCGAAGCGGCGTCTCGCGTCGACGCTGATGACGATACACTGGCTTCCGAACGCGCGCGCTCCCTCGTTGATCAGTTCGGGTCGCTCGAGTGCACCGGTCGTGATCGAGACTTTGTCCGCGCCGGCGCGAAGCGTTTCTTTGATGTCTTCGGTAGTACGGATGCCGCCGCCTACCGTCAAGGGGATGAACACTTCGTCGGCGACGCGTTCGACGACGTCGAGCATGGTCTCGCGCCCTTCCGCGGAGGCCGTAATATCGAGGAAGACGAACTCGTCCGCGCCGGATTCGTTGTACGCTTTCGCCATCTCGACCGGGTCGCCGGTGTACTCGAGGTCCTCGAAGTGAACGCCGGTGTACACCGCCGGGTTCCCGTCTTCGTCCAGATCGACGTCGATACACGGGATGATTCGCTTGGTCAGCATGTAGGTACTATCCGAGGGTTAGCACCCGGTGTAGTAAAGTGACCTGCATCGATGCGTCTTCGCTGCGGGCGATACCCCTCTCCACCGATCGCGACAGAAGGGGCGACCTCTCGGATCGCGTGTCTTT is part of the Natronorubrum sediminis genome and encodes:
- the hisF gene encoding imidazole glycerol phosphate synthase subunit HisF; translation: MLTKRIIPCIDVDLDEDGNPAVYTGVHFEDLEYTGDPVEMAKAYNESGADEFVFLDITASAEGRETMLDVVERVADEVFIPLTVGGGIRTTEDIKETLRAGADKVSITTGALERPELINEGARAFGSQCIVISVDARRRFDEQGEHYVDVDGESCWFECTKKGGREGTGIDVIEWAQEAESRGAGELFVNSIDKDGTKDGYDVPLTSAVCDAVDTPVIASSGCGGPEHMHEVFTEADADAGLAASIFHFDEYSIGEVKAHLDERDVPVRN